AGGAGAAAATTCAAGGTGTTAATTAGATTTCTATGGGGATACAAAGCTCTTACGAATAATTACATCGTTGCTGCTTTTTTATCATGACCTTCTTAAGGTTACGGTTGGAGCGGTCCTCAGGGACGATAAAGAAAGATTCACTGCAGAAGGCTTCTGGAGAATTGACTGTGTGCGGATGTTCCCATAGCGGAAGATCTAGCACTTAGATTTGGTTTATCCATGACACAACGACGGCATGCAATCGACTTATCATGATAATTTGGAGGTTATCGATACCATGTATAATGAAGGACGGTCAGCAGAAATGGCGGCGGCAGTTTTTGATTATTACTACTTAATTGCTTGTGATTTTCTTATTTCTATGTTCCAACATTATAAGAAAGAAGCAAATAAAGTTGTCTATGAGTTCGCTCGTGTATCGTTGATTGGTTTGAGGAGGGTCTAAATGAAATTGTACCATTTCAATGATGTATATGTTGTTTCAATTGAATAAAGTATGTACATTTGTTTTTTTTAAAAACTGGTTGGAGTATTATAAATTGCAATTTACTACTTTTTCGATGTGGGGTAGTGCAACCATGCGCAACTAATATAGCAAATGAAAAACACGATGGAGAGCGTAGAAGAGATAGGAGGCGCAAGTGGCTGCGGAGAGTCCACATAAGCAGGCAAGCTTGAGGCTCTCAGCTCTAGCCCAGACCGACATCATGTGAGCCACGCATGGCCCTGGTAGTAGGGACAAGCCACGGAGAGAACTGATGCACCCGACGAAACCAGCTGGCGTGACGCCGAGGTCGGCACCGCCGGGCGCCGGAGAGTGGCGGCCGTCCGGCGTTGTCAGGCTGCTGCAGGCGCCGGCGGTGGTGGCGCTGGCCGCGGTGCTCGCCGTGGCGTCGCCGGCGCAAGCTCGGCCCGCTGGTGCACCCCCTCCGACCCCTCCGACCCAGCAGAAGGCGGCGGAGACGGCACCGGAGGACACGATGTGCGACGTGCCGCGGACGCTGTCCGGGGAGGATGGCAAGGAGGCGGAGCGGATCAAGCACCCGAGGTCGCGCGAGGCGGCGCGGTGCACCTCCAAGTGCGTCAGCACCTGCGTCCTCGGCGGCGCCGGCGCACCCGGCGTCGGCGGGCCCTTCAACGTCCGGAGGTAATTAAACAAAGGGACCCATCGATCGACCGATTGCATGTCCATCTCCATGCTTCTTCTCTTTTTCGTGCTTGTTCTAGCTGATCAGCTGCTGTATGTGACTGACGACATGTGTATTGTTGGATCCAATTGCACGCATCCAGACCCCTCGTGgtgttcaaggaaggcttccgcaGTCGACAGTACTGGTACGTACCTAACGTGcgtgatgcagaatcgtttcagaaCGACATCAATCGTACTGTTCATATGTTTATTTTCTGCGTGAGGCTCTGAACAATTTCCTGCATATGCACAGCCTGGTGGAGTGCTCCGACGTCTGCAACCTAATCAAGGACGGAGAAGACGGGCAATGAAATGATGCATGGCGTCTTCACCAGGCATGCAGTAGCTCAGAAAAGATCAAGACATCCAACTCCACCTTACCAATATATACTACATGATCAATTGGCTATGAATCACAGTAACTCTTGCTGGAATAGTGATGTTGCACAGTTTTCTAAACTGCAATTTTGGGAATAGCAATGTGCAATTTTAGGTGTCTCAGAGGTTTATAGAAATCTAGTCAATTTTTGGACGCATCACGGGGTGTCTAAGGTCTTGGATCCTGGGTCCTGGCTACCTAGGTGCTTCAAATTTTACCTTTTTGACAGTGTTATATTCCATTTTGTTTGTAGACGTTGATTGAACATGTATCAAATATATGTGTACGTTCCCGccaaaaaaaatagaaagaatatGTGTACGCGTTGGCGATACACTGAATGTGATGATGTTGTAGTATTGTAACAGACTAATAAGATACTACAAGGTCTACCTCGTGAGCCCACCAAGATTTAACAGTGTTGAGCCCATGCCAAGAGGAAGGGTCCATATGGAGGGAAGGCCAAGCCAATATTTTGTCATGTTCCAAACACTGAAGGCGCGAACCAGCATTGCAAAATGATATGGAGTAGCTTACACAATCCGCGGTTTGCCTAACCTCTCTTGGCAAGCTTTTCCGTACTCATCACCGTATGGAGCAGCTTACACAATCCACCCCCCACCTGAAAtcagagggggaggggggggggggagattagaTACTTTGTGATTCGTGAATGTCAcatgtcatccatcaggacgggtctcacctggtttatatgagacctggtctcatataatttttttccgttGGGATTATCTTAAAAAAAAGGCGTCCATTTAATCCTTGATAAGGTGGGCCTGAAAAGTGCAGCTCCAAAGTGTGCAAAACTCGTGAAGATGATGAAGGGTGCGGCCACCACTAGTATCAAGTTGATCAACCCAAGCGTTGTTGAACAAGGCCTTCTTGAGGCACCAATGCTTTGTTTTGGAGATGGCAAAGATCTTGGGCGCCACGTCCTTAAGCCTAAGACCATCATCAGCCTAGGCCGAATCCAGAAGCTCGCATTTGCACCATTGCAAAGGGTGATTGTAGT
Above is a window of Triticum aestivum cultivar Chinese Spring chromosome 6B, IWGSC CS RefSeq v2.1, whole genome shotgun sequence DNA encoding:
- the LOC123133778 gene encoding uncharacterized protein, whose amino-acid sequence is MHPTKPAGVTPRSAPPGAGEWRPSGVVRLLQAPAVVALAAVLAVASPAQARPAGAPPPTPPTQQKAAETAPEDTMCDVPRTLSGEDGKEAERIKHPRSREAARCTSKCVSTCVLGGAGAPGVGGPFNVRRPLVVFKEGFRSRQYCLVECSDVCNLIKDGEDGQ